One window of the Lactococcus lactis genome contains the following:
- the kdpF gene encoding K(+)-transporting ATPase subunit F, producing MFIILGIIIMLLAIYLFYALIYPERF from the coding sequence ATGTTTATTATTTTAGGGATTATTATCATGTTATTGGCGATTTATCTCTTTTATGCTCTGATTTATCCAGAGAGGTTTTAG
- a CDS encoding potassium-transporting ATPase subunit KdpA, with product MLQIIFVLAVAILLMIPTGKYLYHIATDQKTFADPVMDKFDGFIYKLIAMKKQPMTWKKYALSLVLTNAVMVFIGYLILRIQEIPFLNPNHIGAMEQSLSFNTVISFITNTNLQNYSGESALSYMSQMIVITFMMFTSAASGFAASMAFIRGLSGKYKDMGNFYYDFVRVITRVLLPFSIIGALLLISQGVPQTLVHNLTITTLEGKMQDIALGPVAALEIIKHLGTNGGGFFAANSAMPFENPNIITNIIEMLSMMLLPGSILFAFGYIVSDSHQENKLLNSQLKSKRRFFLGKEARPLIIVMSVLFLIGLTIIIWAESKGNPILQHLGLSQAMGNMEGKETRFGTNMSALFTEITTAFTTGSVNNMHDSLAPLSGGIAMINMMLNLVFGGKGVGLMNMILYVLLTVFICGLMIGRTPVYLGKKIEGKEMKLTALAIIIHPLIILSFTALAVSVSAGIAGVSNPGFHGLSQIVYQYTSSAANNGSGFEGLKDNTDFWNITTGVAIFLGRYLTLIIQLAIASSLMMKRSVNNSVGSLKTDSGTFTVVLFVIVIVISALTFLPVLVLGPIAESLTL from the coding sequence ATGTTACAAATTATTTTCGTATTGGCAGTGGCCATATTATTAATGATACCTACAGGTAAATACCTTTATCACATAGCAACAGATCAAAAGACCTTTGCAGATCCGGTCATGGATAAATTTGATGGCTTTATATATAAATTGATTGCTATGAAAAAACAGCCCATGACTTGGAAAAAATACGCGCTATCTCTAGTATTAACAAATGCTGTAATGGTTTTTATTGGTTATTTAATTTTGAGAATTCAAGAAATTCCCTTTCTAAATCCTAACCACATTGGGGCAATGGAGCAAAGTCTAAGTTTTAATACAGTAATTTCATTTATCACTAATACTAACTTACAAAACTATTCTGGAGAGTCTGCCCTTTCCTATATGAGTCAAATGATTGTCATTACCTTTATGATGTTTACATCAGCAGCTTCTGGTTTTGCAGCCTCAATGGCTTTCATTCGAGGACTATCTGGAAAATACAAAGATATGGGAAATTTCTATTATGATTTTGTACGAGTGATTACTCGTGTATTACTTCCATTTTCTATTATTGGCGCTTTATTATTGATATCACAAGGCGTTCCTCAGACATTAGTACATAATTTAACAATTACAACCCTTGAAGGGAAAATGCAAGATATTGCTCTAGGCCCAGTGGCAGCACTTGAAATCATCAAACATTTGGGAACAAATGGCGGTGGCTTTTTTGCAGCAAATTCAGCAATGCCTTTTGAAAATCCAAATATTATTACAAATATAATTGAAATGCTATCAATGATGCTATTACCTGGTTCGATATTATTTGCTTTTGGATATATTGTTTCAGATAGTCATCAAGAAAATAAACTATTAAATTCTCAATTAAAAAGTAAAAGAAGATTTTTCTTAGGAAAAGAGGCTCGACCATTAATTATCGTAATGAGTGTTTTATTTTTAATCGGGCTTACAATAATTATTTGGGCTGAGTCCAAAGGTAATCCTATTTTACAGCACCTAGGCTTAAGTCAAGCTATGGGTAACATGGAAGGGAAAGAAACTAGATTTGGCACAAATATGTCAGCTTTATTTACCGAAATTACTACTGCTTTCACAACAGGTTCTGTTAATAACATGCATGATAGTCTGGCACCATTAAGTGGTGGTATTGCCATGATTAATATGATGCTTAATCTTGTTTTTGGAGGAAAAGGCGTTGGATTAATGAATATGATTCTCTACGTTCTTTTGACAGTATTCATCTGTGGTTTAATGATTGGCCGAACTCCTGTTTACTTAGGGAAAAAAATTGAAGGAAAAGAAATGAAATTGACTGCTCTAGCAATTATCATACACCCTTTAATTATTTTAAGTTTTACGGCACTAGCCGTTTCTGTTTCCGCGGGTATTGCTGGAGTATCCAATCCTGGCTTTCACGGTTTATCGCAAATTGTTTATCAGTATACATCTTCGGCAGCGAACAACGGTTCGGGTTTTGAGGGGTTAAAAGATAATACCGATTTTTGGAATATTACGACTGGAGTTGCTATATTTTTAGGCCGATATCTCACTTTAATTATTCAACTTGCGATTGCTTCATCATTAATGATGAAAAGGTCGGTAAATAATTCTGTAGGTTCACTTAAAACAGATAGTGGAACTTTCACCGTCGTTCTATTTGTAATAGTGATTGTAATATCAGCATTAACATTTTTACCAGTTTTGGTTCTTGGACCAATCGCTGAATCTTTAACATTATGA
- the kdpC gene encoding potassium-transporting ATPase subunit KdpC, with protein sequence MRKIFKELKTPFLVTVVFTVICGLFYPLLITGLGQSIFPYQANGSLIVNKGKVTGSELIGQQFSDEGFMKGRPSAVNYNTYTAKEKSEGKYLGVASGSQNLSPSNPLLKERVESDLQNFLNNNPSIIKKDIPTDLLTSSGSGLDPSISQQSALIQIPQISKYTGISVDNLKKIIDKNTQNKTLGFLGEKTVNVLKVNLEIYNQLSEKSD encoded by the coding sequence ATGAGAAAAATATTTAAAGAATTAAAAACACCTTTTCTAGTTACAGTGGTTTTTACAGTGATTTGTGGTCTTTTCTATCCATTGCTCATAACAGGTCTGGGACAAAGTATCTTTCCCTATCAGGCTAATGGTAGTCTTATCGTTAATAAGGGGAAAGTGACAGGATCTGAATTAATTGGGCAACAATTTTCTGATGAAGGATTCATGAAGGGACGTCCCTCAGCTGTTAATTATAATACTTATACTGCAAAAGAAAAATCTGAGGGTAAATATTTGGGAGTGGCTTCAGGTTCTCAAAATTTATCACCTAGTAATCCCTTACTAAAAGAACGAGTAGAGAGTGATTTACAAAACTTTCTAAATAATAATCCGAGCATAATTAAAAAAGATATCCCTACAGATTTATTGACATCATCAGGATCAGGCCTTGATCCTAGCATTAGCCAACAAAGTGCCCTGATTCAAATTCCTCAAATTTCGAAGTATACAGGTATAAGCGTAGATAATTTGAAAAAAATTATTGATAAAAATACTCAAAATAAAACTTTAGGATTTCTAGGTGAAAAAACAGTCAATGTATTAAAAGTTAATCTTGAAATTTACAATCAATTAAGTGAAAAAAGTGATTAA
- a CDS encoding helix-turn-helix domain-containing protein, with the protein MEESIFYKRVRKLATDLGKSFNQIEKELGYSRNALSNYKTQTMPSAIRLLELAEYFDVTPRYLLGMDKICSKNHEERDFAEFLFKSLDKNQKIEICKFSQTWMLQELKEEQSHN; encoded by the coding sequence ATGGAAGAAAGTATATTTTATAAGAGAGTTAGAAAGCTAGCGACTGATTTAGGAAAATCATTTAATCAAATCGAAAAAGAATTAGGATATTCTCGAAATGCCTTAAGTAATTATAAAACACAAACCATGCCATCAGCCATTCGGTTATTAGAGTTAGCAGAGTATTTTGATGTAACACCAAGATATTTACTAGGGATGGATAAAATTTGTTCAAAAAATCATGAAGAAAGAGATTTTGCAGAGTTTCTTTTTAAAAGTCTTGATAAAAATCAAAAAATTGAAATATGTAAGTTTTCGCAAACCTGGATGTTGCAAGAATTAAAGGAGGAACAATCTCACAATTAA
- the rnr gene encoding ribonuclease R, whose protein sequence is MVQLSELASALNQTESKGVFSKHPKGFGFVHPEDATDKTNDIYIGKNDTKFAMDGDKVTVKVTYPKTEKRGASGQITKINERAVVDTVGTYRSLSNRQVKALGYKGRIELYNDRISDTLYIKQPLSGVQEEDVVSLKITQYPTDTKTFEGKITGIIGHKGEVGLDILEVLCAMKIPQEFSSETLAEAEAFSEKLTDSDLQDREDYRNEITYTIDGDDSKDLDDAIHVKKLSNGHFELGVHIADVSHYVTEGSSLDEEAYSRATSVYVTDRVVPMLPVKLSNNLCSLNEAQERLTMSCLMEIDDKGKIVSYKISPSVIKTTYRMTYNNVNKMIHQGQEGHREALENFSKITDSIKVAVELHEILETMRKDRGMIEFDESEAKIILDEKGHPIEIVKRDRDTAERMIESFMLMANETVALDFQKKKLPSLYRVHDNPKEKAFAKLMEAAANAGFSLNSDSHQAINFFADEIKGTSSEKALTYQLRHTMSTAVYSEKNTKHFGLAATNYTHFTSPIRRFPDLIIHRLLHLYPSDHSNRTKDEWKERLPEIASHSSDMEHRAVVTERIIDAMKKAEYMSERIGEVYTGTITGLQKFGIFVALDNTVEGLIRVPNLHTGTTEELEFDEEASIFKGKKSETVYQIGQEIKIRVIAANKRKGTVDFEQIAPE, encoded by the coding sequence ATGGTTCAGCTATCAGAATTAGCATCAGCACTTAATCAAACAGAAAGTAAGGGAGTATTTTCTAAACATCCTAAAGGTTTCGGATTTGTTCATCCAGAAGACGCAACAGATAAAACAAATGATATCTATATCGGTAAAAATGATACTAAATTTGCGATGGATGGGGATAAAGTTACCGTTAAAGTTACCTATCCTAAAACTGAAAAACGCGGTGCAAGTGGACAAATTACTAAAATAAATGAACGAGCCGTAGTTGATACGGTCGGGACTTACCGTTCTTTGTCAAATCGTCAAGTCAAAGCATTAGGATACAAAGGAAGAATAGAACTCTATAATGATCGAATTTCTGATACTTTATATATCAAACAACCATTATCAGGGGTTCAAGAAGAAGATGTAGTAAGTCTTAAAATAACCCAATATCCAACCGATACCAAGACATTTGAAGGAAAAATTACAGGTATTATTGGACATAAAGGCGAAGTAGGACTAGATATTTTAGAAGTGCTTTGTGCTATGAAAATTCCACAAGAGTTCTCTTCTGAAACTTTAGCTGAGGCTGAGGCATTTTCCGAAAAATTAACTGATTCAGATTTGCAAGATCGTGAAGATTATCGGAATGAAATTACCTATACCATTGATGGAGATGATTCTAAGGATTTGGATGATGCCATCCACGTTAAAAAATTATCAAATGGACATTTTGAATTAGGAGTCCATATCGCTGACGTCAGTCATTATGTGACTGAGGGTTCTTCTTTAGATGAAGAAGCCTACTCACGCGCAACATCAGTCTATGTAACTGACCGAGTTGTTCCGATGTTGCCTGTTAAGTTATCCAATAATTTGTGTTCACTCAATGAAGCTCAAGAACGACTGACAATGTCTTGTCTAATGGAAATTGATGACAAAGGTAAGATTGTCAGTTATAAAATATCACCTTCAGTCATAAAAACAACTTATCGAATGACTTATAATAATGTCAATAAAATGATTCATCAAGGACAAGAAGGTCATAGGGAAGCCCTTGAAAACTTCTCTAAAATTACCGATTCGATTAAAGTGGCCGTTGAACTTCATGAAATTCTTGAAACAATGCGAAAAGACAGAGGAATGATTGAATTTGACGAGAGTGAAGCAAAAATTATTTTAGATGAAAAAGGTCATCCAATCGAAATTGTAAAACGTGATCGCGATACTGCAGAACGAATGATTGAATCCTTTATGTTGATGGCAAATGAAACTGTTGCCCTTGATTTTCAAAAGAAAAAACTACCTTCCTTATATCGAGTTCATGATAACCCTAAAGAGAAAGCTTTTGCTAAATTGATGGAAGCTGCTGCTAATGCTGGTTTTTCCTTGAATTCAGATTCTCATCAAGCCATTAATTTCTTTGCTGATGAAATTAAAGGAACAAGTTCTGAAAAGGCATTGACTTATCAACTTCGACATACGATGTCAACAGCGGTTTACTCTGAAAAAAATACAAAACATTTTGGGCTCGCAGCGACTAACTATACGCATTTCACAAGCCCAATTAGACGTTTTCCTGATTTAATCATCCATCGTTTATTGCATTTATATCCTTCTGACCATTCTAACCGTACTAAAGACGAGTGGAAAGAACGTTTACCTGAAATTGCTAGCCATTCTTCTGATATGGAACACCGTGCGGTCGTCACTGAACGAATTATTGATGCAATGAAAAAAGCAGAATATATGTCAGAGCGGATTGGAGAAGTTTACACTGGTACAATTACAGGCCTACAAAAATTTGGAATCTTTGTTGCATTAGATAATACAGTTGAAGGTTTAATTCGTGTACCTAATTTACATACTGGGACTACGGAAGAACTTGAATTTGATGAAGAAGCAAGTATTTTTAAAGGAAAAAAATCAGAAACAGTCTATCAAATAGGACAAGAAATAAAAATTCGTGTTATTGCTGCTAATAAACGAAAAGGAACAGTTGATTTTGAACAAATTGCTCCTGAATAA
- a CDS encoding ATP phosphoribosyltransferase regulatory subunit, whose translation MEKINYLLPEESAEMTLNQVKSLRQIEGRLRKLFGLKNYQEVMPPSFEYTQLYTALENNGKTFNQEKMFQFINHEGQSITLRYDFTLPLVRLYSQIKDSTSARYSYFGKIFRKEKRHKGRSTENYQIGIELFGESADKSELEILSLALQVIEQLGLNKTVFEIGSAKFFQRLCQLADGSTELLTELLLKKDLSGLNAFIEKNNFSKELRGLFKEIFITNELSRLENLVTNTKDDVLISSFDQLKEFSEKLSMIEPIIIDLGMVPKMDYYTDLMFKAYSSAANQPILSGGRYDQLLSNFQEEAVAIGFCCHMDTILKALERQELEEDND comes from the coding sequence ATGGAAAAAATAAATTATCTGCTTCCTGAAGAATCGGCAGAAATGACCTTGAATCAAGTTAAAAGTCTACGGCAGATAGAAGGTCGTTTAAGGAAATTATTTGGCTTGAAGAATTATCAGGAAGTCATGCCCCCAAGCTTTGAATATACACAACTCTATACAGCACTTGAAAATAATGGAAAAACTTTTAATCAAGAAAAAATGTTTCAGTTTATCAATCATGAGGGACAATCAATTACACTCCGTTATGATTTTACACTTCCTTTAGTTAGACTTTATTCGCAAATCAAGGATTCTACTAGTGCTCGTTATTCATATTTTGGAAAAATATTTAGAAAAGAAAAACGGCATAAAGGTCGTTCAACGGAAAATTATCAGATTGGTATTGAACTTTTTGGTGAATCAGCCGATAAGTCAGAATTAGAAATTCTTAGTTTAGCCCTTCAAGTGATTGAACAGTTAGGTTTGAATAAAACGGTCTTTGAAATAGGCTCAGCAAAATTTTTTCAACGTTTATGTCAGTTAGCTGATGGTTCAACAGAATTACTTACAGAACTTTTACTCAAGAAAGATTTGAGTGGTCTCAATGCTTTTATCGAAAAAAATAATTTTTCTAAGGAATTAAGAGGACTTTTTAAAGAAATATTTATTACTAATGAGTTATCAAGGTTGGAAAATTTAGTGACAAATACAAAAGATGATGTGCTCATTTCTTCCTTTGATCAGCTCAAAGAATTTTCAGAGAAACTTTCAATGATTGAACCGATTATCATTGATTTGGGAATGGTTCCTAAGATGGACTATTATACTGATTTGATGTTCAAGGCTTACAGTTCAGCAGCGAATCAACCTATTTTATCAGGTGGAAGATATGACCAACTATTAAGTAATTTTCAAGAAGAGGCGGTTGCCATTGGTTTTTGTTGTCATATGGATACTATTTTAAAGGCACTGGAAAGACAAGAATTGGAGGAAGACAATGATTAA
- the hisD gene encoding histidinol dehydrogenase, producing the protein MAEKFQGRKTEVSKEVNKTVQQIVEDIQKSGDTALFNYAKKFDGYDVNTSNLLVTPMERETGLEQIDEDYFRILRRTKSQIEEFHKHQLGNSWNIFKENGVIMGQIARPLECVALYVPGGTAAYPSTVIMNAVPALLAGVKEIIIITPVKADGKVNPNILAAAEVCGIETIYKVGGAQGVAAVAYGTKSIPKVDKIVGPGNIFVATAKKICYGVVDIDMIAGPSEVLVIADKTANPKYIAADLMAQAEHDKLASAILVTTSEKLVQQVDEELNRQVQNLERREIIESSIRNYGGAIVVKNIDEAFDVSNQLAPEHLEVLTSEPLTQLPKIKNAGSIFLGEYTPEPLGDYMSGSNHVLPTGGTAKFYSGLGVYNFIKYSTYSYYPKEVLADFKEDVETFAKSEGLTAHANSISVRFDEM; encoded by the coding sequence ATTGCTGAAAAATTTCAAGGTCGAAAAACAGAAGTATCAAAAGAAGTTAATAAAACTGTTCAACAGATTGTAGAAGACATTCAAAAAAGTGGAGATACTGCCTTATTTAACTATGCTAAAAAGTTCGATGGTTATGATGTGAATACTAGTAATTTACTCGTCACGCCCATGGAACGTGAAACAGGACTAGAACAAATTGATGAGGATTATTTTAGAATTCTTAGGCGTACCAAATCACAGATTGAAGAATTTCATAAACATCAACTAGGAAATTCATGGAATATTTTTAAGGAAAACGGTGTTATCATGGGACAAATTGCACGTCCTCTGGAATGCGTTGCTCTCTATGTTCCTGGAGGAACGGCTGCATATCCCTCAACAGTCATTATGAATGCTGTTCCAGCGCTTTTAGCAGGCGTCAAAGAAATTATTATAATTACTCCAGTTAAAGCTGATGGAAAAGTAAATCCTAATATTTTAGCAGCTGCTGAAGTTTGTGGAATAGAAACAATCTATAAAGTGGGTGGAGCACAAGGTGTTGCTGCCGTTGCGTATGGGACAAAATCAATTCCTAAAGTTGATAAGATTGTCGGACCCGGAAATATTTTTGTGGCTACAGCTAAGAAAATCTGTTATGGGGTGGTAGATATTGATATGATAGCCGGTCCGTCAGAAGTTCTAGTTATTGCTGACAAAACTGCCAATCCAAAATATATCGCTGCTGATTTAATGGCGCAAGCAGAACATGATAAACTTGCGTCAGCGATTCTAGTGACGACTTCTGAAAAACTTGTTCAACAAGTAGATGAGGAATTAAATAGACAAGTTCAAAATTTGGAACGTCGTGAAATCATTGAAAGTTCCATCAGGAATTACGGTGGAGCCATTGTTGTAAAAAATATTGATGAAGCCTTTGATGTTTCCAATCAGCTGGCTCCAGAACATTTAGAAGTTTTGACTAGTGAACCTTTAACCCAACTTCCAAAAATCAAAAATGCTGGCTCAATTTTTCTTGGAGAGTATACGCCAGAACCGCTAGGCGACTATATGTCAGGAAGCAATCATGTCTTACCAACTGGAGGAACAGCCAAATTTTACTCTGGTTTGGGTGTCTATAATTTCATAAAATATTCAACTTATAGCTATTATCCTAAAGAAGTTTTGGCTGACTTTAAAGAGGATGTTGAGACATTTGCAAAATCAGAAGGATTGACGGCTCATGCTAACTCAATTTCTGTGAGATTTGATGAAATGTAA
- a CDS encoding methyltransferase domain-containing protein, producing the protein MTKQENYYAEVFEKPWGRMFYDLLFPQLLPNLTKDSKILSFGSGFGRTETFLEEQGFEVTGYEPDVEKLEMMSDQTFRQLTGTFDDFAETVKNERYDVILIHNVLEYVLDRKVVLELLLSLLTDGGTLSIVKHSKYGSMIEMAAGRDNPQAALDVYENEAVASHNHGDILVYDDDWLTDFVANYKLKLQEKFGIRHF; encoded by the coding sequence ATGACAAAACAAGAAAATTATTACGCAGAAGTTTTCGAAAAACCGTGGGGTCGGATGTTCTATGACTTACTTTTTCCACAGCTCCTACCAAATTTGACAAAAGATTCAAAAATTCTGAGTTTCGGCTCTGGATTTGGACGGACGGAAACATTTTTGGAGGAACAGGGATTTGAAGTCACGGGCTATGAGCCTGATGTAGAAAAGCTCGAGATGATGTCTGACCAAACTTTTCGTCAGTTGACAGGAACTTTTGACGACTTTGCAGAAACTGTTAAAAATGAGCGTTACGACGTGATTCTCATTCACAATGTTTTAGAATACGTCCTCGACCGAAAAGTCGTGTTGGAATTACTCTTGTCACTTTTGACAGATGGCGGCACGCTTTCTATTGTCAAGCACAGTAAGTACGGTAGCATGATAGAAATGGCAGCAGGACGTGATAATCCGCAGGCAGCGCTTGATGTTTATGAAAATGAAGCTGTCGCTTCTCACAACCACGGCGATATCCTAGTTTATGACGATGATTGGCTGACAGATTTTGTGGCAAATTACAAACTGAAACTCCAAGAAAAATTTGGAATTCGTCATTTTTAA
- the hisB gene encoding imidazoleglycerol-phosphate dehydratase HisB: MTRISHITRNTKETQIELSINLDGTGQADISTGIGFLDHMLILLTFHSDFDLKIIGHGDHETVGMDPHHLIEDVAIALGKCISEALGNKLGIRRYGSFTIPMDEALVTCDLDISGRPYLVFHADLSGNQKLGGYDTEMTEEFFRALAFNAGITLHLNEHYGQNTHHIIEGMFKSTARALKQAVSIDEAKVGEIPSSKGVL, from the coding sequence ATGACACGCATATCACACATCACGCGTAATACCAAAGAAACACAAATCGAACTTTCCATCAATCTTGACGGCACAGGTCAAGCGGACATTAGTACAGGTATTGGTTTTCTCGACCACATGCTGATACTTCTCACCTTTCACAGCGATTTTGACTTAAAAATCATAGGACATGGGGATCATGAAACAGTAGGGATGGACCCGCACCATCTCATTGAAGATGTTGCGATTGCTCTTGGTAAATGTATCAGCGAAGCATTAGGTAATAAGCTCGGTATTCGACGTTATGGAAGTTTTACCATTCCAATGGATGAAGCTTTGGTGACTTGTGATTTAGATATTAGTGGACGACCTTATTTGGTATTTCATGCTGATTTATCAGGAAATCAAAAACTTGGTGGCTATGATACAGAAATGACTGAAGAATTTTTTCGTGCCCTTGCTTTTAATGCTGGTATTACTTTACATCTGAACGAACATTATGGGCAAAATACGCATCATATTATTGAAGGCATGTTTAAATCTACAGCGAGAGCGCTAAAACAAGCTGTAAGTATTGATGAAGCGAAAGTTGGAGAAATACCGAGCAGTAAGGGAGTGTTATGA
- a CDS encoding aminoglycoside 3'-phosphotransferase, with translation MTNLKELSINIEKFSEALHNTLKDAKIYDSSSSPEAQVLFIDKKDGYYLKIASSKTLEREAEMTAYFQKKKLGLGYISYLSGQSQDFLLKKKIQGDNYLTKKYLNNPKRLCDSLAENLRFLHEQNFEDCPILDHSERYLKKVEKNASIKHSNLDFVDNYNIRTTEEAYDYIENKKLLLKNDTLLHGDYCLPNIILDNWKFKGFIDLDCAGVGDRHIDLFWGAWTLNFNIGTDQYRDRFFDAYGRDRIDVDRLKLVGCCEVFG, from the coding sequence ATGACGAATCTAAAAGAATTAAGTATTAATATTGAAAAATTTTCTGAAGCACTTCACAATACGCTAAAAGATGCAAAAATTTATGATAGCAGTTCCTCTCCTGAAGCTCAAGTGTTATTCATTGATAAGAAAGATGGATATTATTTAAAAATAGCTTCATCAAAAACTTTAGAGCGAGAAGCTGAAATGACTGCTTATTTTCAAAAGAAAAAGTTAGGTTTAGGATATATTTCTTATTTATCAGGACAATCCCAAGATTTTTTACTCAAGAAAAAAATTCAAGGAGATAATTATTTGACTAAAAAATATCTTAATAATCCAAAACGTCTGTGTGATAGTCTTGCTGAAAATCTACGATTTCTTCATGAACAAAATTTTGAGGATTGTCCCATATTAGACCATTCTGAACGTTATTTGAAGAAAGTCGAAAAGAACGCAAGTATAAAGCATTCAAATCTAGATTTTGTCGATAATTATAATATCCGAACAACAGAAGAAGCTTATGATTATATAGAAAATAAAAAATTGCTATTAAAGAATGATACGCTTTTACATGGAGATTATTGTTTACCTAATATAATCCTAGACAATTGGAAGTTCAAAGGCTTTATTGATTTGGATTGTGCAGGTGTTGGCGACCGACATATTGACCTCTTTTGGGGTGCATGGACGCTTAATTTTAATATTGGTACTGATCAATATCGTGACCGATTTTTTGATGCTTATGGTCGGGATAGAATCGATGTTGATCGTTTGAAATTGGTTGGCTGCTGTGAGGTTTTTGGTTAA
- the hisH gene encoding imidazole glycerol phosphate synthase subunit HisH, with translation MKKIVIIDYNIGNLQSVQAAFLRLGQETVISRGLEEIRKADALILPGVGAFPTVMNNLKKFNLIELIQERAAAGIPILGICLGMQVLFEKGYEIEERQGLGLLKGEVIPIKTNEKIPHMGWNQLNLAKTSPTTHYLSDNDEVYFVHSYQATCPDDELIAYTTYGEVKIPAIVGKNNVIGCQFHPEKSGEIGRKILKAFLEEI, from the coding sequence ATGAAAAAAATTGTTATCATCGACTACAATATCGGAAATCTTCAAAGTGTACAGGCCGCATTTTTACGATTGGGACAAGAAACAGTGATTTCAAGAGGTTTAGAGGAAATTCGTAAAGCAGATGCACTTATTCTTCCAGGAGTTGGGGCTTTTCCTACAGTAATGAATAATTTAAAAAAGTTTAATTTGATTGAACTTATACAAGAACGAGCTGCTGCTGGAATACCAATATTGGGAATTTGTTTAGGGATGCAAGTGCTTTTTGAAAAAGGATACGAGATAGAAGAAAGACAAGGTCTTGGACTTTTAAAGGGAGAGGTAATTCCAATCAAAACTAATGAGAAAATTCCGCATATGGGATGGAATCAATTAAACCTGGCTAAAACCAGTCCAACAACTCATTATTTGTCTGATAATGATGAGGTCTATTTTGTCCATTCTTATCAGGCGACTTGTCCTGATGATGAACTCATTGCCTACACCACTTATGGCGAAGTAAAAATTCCGGCAATTGTTGGAAAAAATAATGTGATAGGCTGTCAATTTCACCCTGAAAAGAGTGGAGAAATTGGCAGAAAGATACTAAAAGCATTCTTGGAGGAAATTTAA
- the hisA gene encoding 1-(5-phosphoribosyl)-5-[(5-phosphoribosylamino)methylideneamino]imidazole-4-carboxamide isomerase gives MKIIPAIDLQNGEAVRLYKGDYDKKTVYSKNPLEIAQKFERMGATDLHLVDLDGAKIGQTRNLELVRKIKDETRLKIEIGGGIRDFDTVRMYLEQIGVERVILGTAAVEKPDFLKELLIKYGPSRIVVGVDIREGFVSTSGWLEKTSLPYLSFLKKLERIGVKTTIITDISKDGTLTGPNFKLYDEISKENSLNVIISGGVKDNSDIQRATRSDFYGIIVGKAYYEGKINLEKEFRNAN, from the coding sequence ATGAAGATTATTCCAGCAATTGATTTGCAAAATGGTGAAGCCGTGCGTCTCTACAAAGGAGATTATGATAAGAAAACGGTCTATTCAAAAAATCCCCTTGAAATTGCTCAAAAATTTGAAAGAATGGGAGCGACTGACCTCCATTTGGTTGATTTAGATGGTGCTAAGATAGGACAAACTCGTAATTTAGAGCTTGTGCGAAAAATAAAAGATGAAACAAGATTGAAAATCGAAATTGGTGGTGGAATTAGAGATTTCGATACAGTTAGAATGTATCTTGAACAAATTGGTGTGGAACGAGTGATTTTAGGAACCGCAGCAGTAGAAAAGCCTGATTTTCTTAAGGAATTATTAATTAAATATGGTCCAAGCAGAATCGTTGTTGGAGTTGATATTAGAGAGGGTTTTGTATCAACAAGTGGTTGGTTAGAAAAAACAAGTCTTCCTTACCTGTCATTTTTAAAAAAATTAGAGAGAATAGGGGTTAAAACCACTATTATTACTGATATCTCCAAAGACGGAACACTGACAGGTCCAAATTTTAAACTTTATGATGAAATTTCAAAGGAAAATTCCCTAAACGTGATTATTTCTGGAGGTGTAAAGGATAATTCTGATATTCAACGTGCAACTCGTTCTGACTTCTATGGAATTATCGTTGGGAAAGCTTACTATGAGGGGAAAATTAATCTTGAAAAGGAGTTCAGGAATGCTAACTAA